From a region of the Zingiber officinale cultivar Zhangliang chromosome 10B, Zo_v1.1, whole genome shotgun sequence genome:
- the LOC122029160 gene encoding NADPH--cytochrome P450 reductase 1-like — protein MQIGSEKALSLDLLSVVVASLSDGYGLDSTTGDAFVENRLLIAVLSIVIAVLVGCVAIFFVRRSSGRKPAEPPKPLVVKTQMDTEEDQGKKKVTVFFRTQTRTTEGFAKALAEEAKARYPNAIFKVMDIDEYATEDDEYEENLKKESLALFFLATYVESQEFYKWFTEVKERGTWLENLQFGVFSLANQQYEHFNKEELLWPELDKLLQDENETGASTPYTAVIPEYRVVFVKLEEVPYLDKRLNFANGHAIHDIQHPCR, from the exons ATGCAGATAGGTTCCGAGAAGGCGTTGTCCCTTGATCTCTTGTCGGTCGTTGTCGCCTCCCTCTCCGATGGATATGGGCTCGATTCCACCACCGGGGATGCGTTCGTGGAGAACCGGCTGCTGATCGCCGTCCTAAGCATAGTCATCGCCGTGCTTGTCGGTTGCGTGGCAATCTTCTTCGTCCGGCGATCGAGCGGAAGGAAGCCCGCCGAGCCGCCGAAGCCGCTAGTGGTGAAGACCCAGATGGATACAGAGGAGgaccaagggaagaagaaggtcacCGTCTTCTTTAGGACGCAAACCAGGACGACAGAGGGGTTCGCGAAG GCGCTGGCTGAGGAGGCAAAAGCACGGTACCCTAATGCCATATTTAAAGTCATGGATATC GACGAATATGCTACTGAGGATGATGAGTACGAGGAGAACCTGAAAAAGGAGAGCTTGGCTTTGTTCTTCTTGGCTACGTATGTTGAAAGCCAGGAATTCTACAAATGGTTTACAGAG GTGAAAGAGAGAGGAACCTGGCTGGAAAATCTTCAATTTGGTGTGTTTAGTTTGGCCAATCAGCAATATGAACATTTTAATAAG GAGGAGCTTCTTTGGCCGGAGTTGGATAAGTTACTTCAGGATGAAAATGAGACAGGTGCATCTACTCCTTATACAGCTGTCATTCCTGAATACCGGGTTGTATTTGTCAAGCTTGAAGAAGTTCCATATCTGGACAAAAGATTGAATTTTGCAAATGGCCATGCTATTCATGACATACAACATCCATGCAGGTAG